The Lichenihabitans psoromatis genomic interval GCTGATTGAGGCGAGCGTGGCTAGCTTGCTATCGTCGAAATCAATGCCAACGAGCTCAGCAACGCGGCGCAGGTTCAGGTACCAACAGGTCAAGTCGTAATCGTGGCGGTCATCCGATTGAGCCATTGGAGTATTACTCGCCTAGAGTCGACCGTGGCCGTTGCTCAGGCCTTCTCAATAGTATAGCGGTCGCGAGGTGTGTCGAATGTTATCGACGGACAGCATCGCCGGTGATGCGGAGAGTCATCACCCTACCAAGTGAACATTAATAGCTCGCGAGGGCCGGAACTGACGCCGCAAGCGCTGGCGCTCGCAGAATACATGCAACCGTATTGTATAGTGCTAAGCTCCCCGCTGTGCAGACGGTGTGGAGCTTTTGGCTTCGCTCTGCGGGAGAAGTGGCCGATGGCGCGGGTTCGTCACATCAATGTCAGGAACTTTCGCTGTATCCAGCAACTCAGCTGGACACCTTCGGTAGGCATCAACTGTCTGATCGGCCCTGGCGACTCCGGCAAGTCCACGATCCTGGACGCCATCGACCTCTGCCTTGGCGCCCGCCGGTCCCTAACGTTCACAGACGCTGATTTCTATCAATTAAATGTCACTGATCCAATTGTCATCACCGCCACGGTCGGCGAGCTTGACGACACGCTGAAGAGCATGGAATCCTACGGAAATTACCTGCGCAGCTTTAACGCCTCTAGCGGCGTGGTCGAGGATGAACCGGAAGCCCAGGCGGAAACCGTGCTCAGTATCCGCCTCACAGTGGGCAGCGACCTCGACCCCGTCTGGACCCTGGTGTCTGATCGCGCTGAAGCCGCCGGCCAATCTCGCTTCCTGACTTGGGCCGATCGTGCTCGGCTCGCGCCGAACCGGGTCGGTGCGCTCGCGGACCATAACCTCGCCTGGCGTCGGGGCTCGGTGCTCAACCGTCTGTCCGACGAGCGACCCGAAATGGCGGCCGCCCTGGCCGACGCCGCCCGTAACGCACGCGCGGCGTTTGGCGACCTTGCTGAAAACCAACTGGGCGGCACCCTGCGGATAGTCGAGGCCACGGCCCAGAGCCTGGGGATAACCGTCGGCGAGGGTTTGAAGGCGTTGCTCGACACTCACTCGGTCACCTTCAACGGCGGCTCTATCGCGCTCCACGGCGCTGATGGCGTGCCGCTTCGAGCGCTTGGGATCGGTTCAACCCGACTGCTCCTGGCCGGTCTCCAACGCCAAGCGGCTCGGGAGGCGACCGTGGTGCTAATCGATGAGCTTGAGCACGGCCTCGAGCCGCACCGCATCCTCCGGCTCCTTGGCTCGATCGGAGCGAAAGACGCCGAGCCTCCCTTGCAGGCCTTCATAACCACCCATTCACCTGTGGCTGTCCGTGAGCTCGGTGGCGACCAGTTGTTCGTCGTGCGGAACGTCGATGGCCGCCACCACGCGACATCGGTCGGGGTCGATGAGCACGTCCAGGGCACCATCAGGTTGTATCCTGAGGCTTTTCTCGCGCCGTCTGTCATCATCTGTGAAGGCGCCAGTGAAGTTGGTTTTGTACGCGGCATGGACCTGATCGGCCCCCATCGGGTGGTCCGGGTTGATTGTTAGTTCATGGTCGGCCTGGGCGCCACCCTGAGCATGGCCGGCGGAGATGGTCGGGGTTTCGCAGCCGGCCATGCGGCGAAGGCGGGCACGAAGACCTCCGGCGCCGGGGGCTTGTAGCCGATTGATCCGTGCGGGCGCACAGTATTGTAATGCCTTCTCCAGCTTTCGATGATGACCTGAGCTTCCTTGAGCGAGTAGAAGATCTCTCCGTCGAGCAGCTCGTCTCGGAAGCGAGCGTTGAACGACTCGACGTAGCCGTTCTCCCACGGGCTGCCTGGGGCAATATAGGCGGTCTTTGCTCCAACCGCCGTGATCCAGTCTTGCACAGCCTGGGCGATGAACTCGGGGCCGTTGTCCGAACGGATGTGACCAGGCACGCCGCGCAGGATGAACAGGTCGGACAGAACGTCAATGACGTCGGTCGAGTTGAGCTTGCGCGCGACCCGGATGGCCAGGCACTCCCGGGTGAACTCGTCGACGACATTGAGGGTCCTGAACTTGCGGCCGTCATGCGTGCGATCCTCGACAAAGTCGTACGACCAGACGTGATCGCGGTGCTCGGGCCGGAGGCGAATGCAGGAGCCGTCGTTGAGCCAGAGACGTCCCTTCTTCGGCTGCTTGGCCGGCACCTTCAGCCCTTCGCATCGCCAGATGCGCTCGACCCGCTTGTCGTTTACCAGCCACCCGGCATCGCGCAGCAACGCCGCGATCTTGCGATAGCCGTAGCGGCCGTACTGCCGCGCCAGCTCGATGATGTCGCCCGTCAACGCCTCTTCGTCGTCAAAGCCCCGCGGCGCCTTGCGCTGCGTCGAGCGGTGCTGACCGAGCGCCGCACAGACGCGGCGCTCGGAGACAGGCAAATGCTGTCGCACATGCTCGATGCAGACGCGCCGGCGCGCGGGGCTCAGAAGTTTCCCGAGGCCGCCTCCTTCAGAATCAGCTTGTCGAGCGTGAGGTCGGCGATCGCCTTGCGAAGCCGCATGTTCTCCGTCTCCAGCTCCTTCAGGCGCTTGACCTGGTCAAGCTTCAAGCCGCCGAACTCCTTCCGCCACCGGTAGTAGGTGACCTCGGTCACCCCGATCGAGCGAACCGAGTCCGCAACGGTCTTCCCCTGTGAGACCAACACGTCGACCTGACGCAGCTTGCTCACGATCTCTTCAGGCTTCGGTCGTCTTCCCATCGATCCATCCTCCAGGCTCGAAAGCCATACATCGGGATGGACCACTTCAAGGGGGGACGATCACCCGGCCGGGTTGCAGTTGAGACCTATTTTTCCGCTCTAGAGTTTTTACATCCACCGCTGCTCGGTGAGAGGTGTTGATCGCTGGCGAACGCTCCCGACGTCCGTAAAGGGTCGAGAGAAGCTAGTCGGCTCCGGGAATGTCGCTTATCGGAAGCTATTCGCCCGGTGCTTATGTCAGCCGATAGGCGGATAGCGGCTGTAGCCAAGTTTCGACGGCTTTGTCCTTCGCCATAGGACACCGGACATTCGAACCAGACTTATGCAACGGCAACATTGTTGATTAGCTGGAGGCCGCAATACCGCGCAAAAATCTTGATTTTCGCACCAGACCGCTTTGAGTGGTCAATAATTTCGCAGGCGTGCCTGGAATGAACTGCCGCCAAGGCCATCCATGATGGGACATTCCGGCCTGTCGTCTCCTTCGCAGGCATCGGCGAGGCCATGCAGCGCGCCGGCCATGTCGCGCATGTGCTCGATCTTCGTTTCCAGCTCGGCAATGTGCGCCTGGGCGATAGCCTTCACCTCGGAACTGCACCGGTTGCGGTCGCTCCACAGCGTCAGAAGTTCGCGAATGCGATTGAGGGGAAAGCCGAGATCGCGGGCGCGTCGGATAAATTTCAACCGGTGAACATCCGTCGTCGAGTAGCTGCGGTAATTACTGTCCTGCCGGGTGGCGGACGGAATGAGGTCGATCACCTCGTAGTGCCGGATCATCTTCGCCGTAACCCCGGACGCCTTAGCGGCTTGGCCAATTTGCATAAAACATCCTCTTACGATTGTCCTTGACCTTACTACTATGGGAAGGCGCACAACAATGGGAGAGGTCAAACCATGGATGATCATTCTCACGGCACCCCCACCGAGAATCATAGCTGCTGCGGCTGCGATAACGGTAAGCCAACACCTGCGGACTCTTCAGCGCAGCAGGTCAAGGACCCGGTTTGCGGGATGATGGTCGACCCGCTCAAGACAGCCCACAAGGCGGAGCATGACGGCAAGGATTATTTCTTCTGCTCGACCGGCTGCCGCACCAAGTTTACGGCTGATCCCGCGAAATACCTGAAGCCGGATCCGCACCAGGCGGAGCCGGTGCCGGCCGGCGCGATCTATACCTGCCCGATGCACCCGCAAATCCGGCAGGTCGGGCCGGGAAACTGTCCCATTTGCGGCATGACCCTGGAGCCGGTCACGGTCACGGCCGACGCGCCGCCCAATCACGAGCTGGCGGACATGTCGCGCCGCTTCTGGATCGGGCTCACCCTGACGTTGCCGGTGTTCGTGCTGGAAATGGGCAGCCACATACCCGCCCTCGGCCTGAACACGCTCGTTCCTCCGCACATCTCGACCTGGGTGCAGTTCGCTTTGTCGACACCCGTCGTTCTATGGGCGGGCTGGCCCTTTTTCCTGCGCGGCTGGGCTTCGGTCATCAACCGCAGCCTGAACATGTTCAGTCTGATCGCGCTCGGAACGGGTGCATCTTACCTCTATAGCGTGGTCGCGGCGTTCGCGCCTGGCGTCTTCCCTGCCGGCTTCCATGAAATGGGCGGCATGGTGCCGGTCTACTTCGAGCCGGCCGCCGTCATCGTCGTGCTGGTATTGCTCGGCCAGGTGCTGGAGCTGCGCGCCCGCGACCAGACCGGCGGCGCGATCCGCGCCCTGCTGAATCTCGCACCGAAAACCGCCTTGCGGGTAAAGGCCGGCAGCGACGATCAGGAAATCCCGCTCGATCAGGTGCATGTTGGCGATCTGCTGAGGGTCCGGCCGGGAAGCGGCGTGCCGGTCGATGGCGTCGTGACGGACGGCAACAGCGCCGTCGATGAATCCATGGTGACAGGCGAGTCCATGCCGGCCGCGAAGGAAACAGGCGCAAAGCTGATCGGCGGCACGGTCAACGGCACCGGCTCCCTGATCATGCAGGCGGACAAGATTGGCTCCGATACTATGCTGGCCCGCATCGTCCAGATGGTCGCCGAGGCGCAGCGCAGTCGCGCCCCCATTCAGCGCATGGCCGATATCGTCGCCAGCTTTTTTGTCCCCGCCGTGCTGGCCATCGCCGTGCTGGCCTTCATCGCCTGGGCCGTGTGGGGCCCGGCGCCGGCACGCGCCTACGCTCTGATCGCCGCCGTTTCGGTTCTCATCATCGCCTGCCCCTGCGCGCTTGGCCTCGCCACGCCCATGAGCATCGGGGTTGGCGTCGGCAAAGGGGCCGGTGCCGGTGTCCTGATCAAATCCGCCGAGGCGCTCGAGCGCATGGAAAAGGTCGACACACTGGTTGTGGACAAGACCGGAACCCTGACCGAGGGCAAGCCGAAGGTGACGGCTGTGCTGCCGGCAGGCGGGTTCGCGGAGAAAGACATTCTGACCATGGCGGCCAGCCTAGAGCGGTCGAGCGAGCATCCCCTGGCGGCCGCTATCGTGGCCGCTTCGCGCGAGCGCGGCCTCACGATCGAGGACCCTACGGACTTCGCTTCCGTCACGGGTAAGGGCGTTACTGGCAAAGTCAGGGATCGACTCGTGGCGCTTGGCAACAAAGCCCTGATGGACGGTCTCGGCATTCAGTTTGCCGACCTGAACGGCAAAGCCGACGATTTGCGCAGCAAGGGTGCCACGGCCCTGTTCATGGCCATCGACGGCAAACCCGGTGCGGTCATCGCCATTGCCGACCCCATCAAGGCCAGCACGCCCGCCGCGCTCGAAAAGCTGCACGCGGGGGGCATTCGCATCGTCATGCTGACGGGCGACAATGCGAGGACGGCTGAAGCCGTCGCGCGGACGCTCGGCATCAAGGAGGTGCAGGGCGACGTGTTGCCCGAGGACAAGCACCGCATCGTCAAAAAGCTAAAAACCGAGGGTCGCATCGTCGCCATGGCCGGCGACGGTGTGAACGACGCGCCCGCCCTCGCGGAGGCCGATGTCGGCATCGCCATGGGCACCGGTACGGAAGTCGCGATCCAGAGCGCGGGCATCACCCTGGTGAAAGGCGACCTGATGGGCATCGCCCGCGCTCGCTCGCTCAGCCAGATGACGATGCGCAACGTCCGCCAGAACCTGGTGTTTGCCTTCGCCTACAACGTGATCGGCATTCCGGTCGCGGCCGGGGTTCTCTACCCCGCCTTCGGCATCCTGCTCAGCCCGATCATCGCCGCGCTCGCCATGTCGCTCAGCTCAGTGTCGGTTATCCTCAACGCGCTGCGCCTTCGCTCTGCGCAGCTTTAGCGCCCGGCACGAGGACATCCCTCAATTCAGGCCCGGACAATTTGGGCCTGTAACCAAGGCGGCGAAGCCGCATCTACAGAGGAGAAACGCGCGATGAAGTTTTTGACAACTCTGGCCGGTCTGGCCCTTGCGGCAGCCCCGTCCGTGGCGATGGCGCAGCAGGCGATGAAGATGGATATGGGGGCCGACGCCACCCCGTCCGACAAGGCCTTTATGTCGTCCATGCAGACGATGACGAAGAACATGGACGTGAAGCCCACCGGCAACACGGACAAGGACTTCGTTTCGATGATGATGCCCCACCATCAGGGCGCGATCGACATGGCAAAGGTGGAGCTTCAGTACGGCAAGGACCCGATGCTGCGAAAATTGGCCACCAATATTGTCAAGGCGCAGGAAATGGAAATCGGCGAGATGAAAAGCTGGCAGGCCAAAAACGCCAAGTGAAAGGCGGAGTGATAACTTCCATTATGGCTGGTGCAAAACTCTTGAATTACGCACCTACTCTTTTGAACCATCCGGCCCGTCGTCGACCAGCACCTTAGCCAGTCCTACCTGACGTTTCTAAAGGGTTCAGTTTTGAAGACTTCAATGCGGGGCATCATAGACGGGTCACATGCCGGCCGCACCGCAATGGCCTTTGCCCTGCTTGTCGACCACCCAGATGCAGTCAGGCTCGGGATAGATCGGAAATACCCGGCCCCGCCGGCTTTCCATCGAATCGGCAGTGCCGAAACCCCAATAGTCGGCTTTATTCGCCTTCTTGAAACAGGTGAACGAGCCGCTCGGGCTAACCCCGTGCTCGGGTGCGAACTTCGGATAATAAAATCCCGTGCGGTGATCCGCCCATACGACACCGTCACCCGTGCAGCCGCCTTGTGCCGCAGCTTCATTCTCGAATGTCGGCACGGCCCCCAGGCCGTATTCGGAAGCGACAACGGGGCTGGGGCCGATCGGACGCGCCCCAGACCGGTTAAACGCTGGCGGATCTCGCCAACGACGCCCGAGGCCTCATCGAGGCGCTCGGCCTCGAGCACTACTATCTTGTCGGGCACTCGATGGGCGGTAAAGTGGCGCAGCTTGTCGCCTCGCGTCGTTCTTGCGGACTCGCCGGGCTGAGCCTGGTCGCCCCGTCGTCGCCGTCACCGTTGCACCTGCCGCTCGACGTCTGTCAGGGTATGGTCAGCGCCTACGCCAGTCGGGAGAGCATCATCGCGACCGTCGAGCAGGTGTTGGCGGCAAAACCACTAGCCCCAGAAGATCTCGAGGCGGTGGTGTTTGACAGTCTACGCGGCGCGTCCACAGCCAAGGCGGCGTGGACGCTTGCAGCAAGCCAGGAGGACATAAAGCACACTGTCTCCGCGATCGCCGTGCCGACGCTCGTCATCTCGGGTGAGGAGGATCTGGTCGATCCTACTTCAATCCTGAAGCAAGAACTGTTGCCGCGTATTCCGCAGGCGACGCTGCATATTTTGGCTGGCGTGGGCCACCTCTCCCCTTTGGAGGCGCCGCACGAGATCGCGAGCCTGATCCGCACGTTTGTCGCCCCGTTGGTCGGCTAACCACCCGTCCCACCCGAAGGAGTTTCTGATGTTCGAAACCGAAATCATTCGGATCCTTATCCTGCCACTCGGCATTATCAGCACCCACCTCATTCGAAGCCCCGCTGGCTGCATTCTTGTCGATGCAGGCATCCCTGGATCGGAGCGCAAAATCGGTCGTGCCCTTGCCCGGGTCGGTCTATCCTACCGCGATATCAAGCTGATCGTCGTGACCCAGGCGCACACCGATCATGCGGGCAGCGCCGCACGCCTACGCGACCTATCCGGGGCGCCCATCCTGGCCCACAGGGACGACGCGGATTTCTACCGCAGGAAGGCCGATGACCTTCCGCCCGACTGGCCGAGTCGGCAGGCTGTTCCTCAAAACGCCGATGCCGCACAATGCCTATGATGGCTTTGAACCCGATATCATGATGACCGATGGGGAAACAGTAAACCTCCTCGACTTCGGCATCGATGGGTCGTTCTGCATACCGGCGGCCATACGCCAGGTTCGATCTCGATCGAGCTGTCCTCGCAGAATGCACTAGTCGGCGATCTGATCGCATCGGGCATCCTGATCGGCGGCATCGCATTCACCGGCCGAGCCATTCGTCCTCCGTTCGAGGACGACCCGGGCAGGGTCGCTCGCGAACTGGAACGTCTCGTGAGGCGTGGAGCAAAGCGTTTTTACATGGGACTTGGTTGTCTATCGAATGTGGCAGAGGTCGTGCGGCAAGCCCGCATCTTGGTAGAGCTGGGAACCGAAAGATGTGTGACCGGCCATTGCAATCAATCGCATTGAGATGGCACGGCCACCGACCCGACGCATACAGGCTGCCATTGGTCGCGGCGTTTGCGTCCGGCTAGATCGATTAAGCTTACGAGAGCGGCTTCGTGTCCGGCCATCGGATTCGGTCGTGAGCTGCTTTTTACAGCAACCAGCGCGAAGGGCAGCTTTTCTCACTCGAGGCTGGATACCGGACATTCCGCTCCCGGCCAGGATGCGCCAGCAGCTGCCGTTGGCTTGTCGCCCTAAAGCGGACCTTCGGCTTTGCGCCCAACACGCCCTTCAGCGGTCATGGCCCTGTTCCAGAGAGCAGCCGTTCGAATCGACGCGATTTGCACGAAAGTCGCGCGGCTCGCGTGGCCCGATCTCGATGACCCGTATGCGGACGGTTGGCTTGTAGCATCGCTCGATGTTGTCGAATACGTCGGCGGAAGCGTCGTTGTTGGGGATGATGCATGGCGCCGCAAGTTCCGCCTTCCAAATTAGCGCCAGCTCATAGGCCCTCGATCTCAGCCGCTACCAGCCAAGATGCGTTCGATCTTGCGTCCTGCACGATGACGGACAAAAGCGCGTTCATGGAGTTCGTCGAACGGGCGATGACATAAAGGGCCGCCGCATGAGTAGTTTCCGAACCTCGGCAAGAATGGCGTGCCGCTCTAGCCTCTCCCTTTGAAACTGCGTGCCTTTGTCGCGTGCCGATTCAACGGCACTCTTCACAATGCCGTCACCAAAACATTCAGCTCGCACCGAAGCGCAGAGGGTCAGACCATGCTTTTGGCCGTATCAGCATTGAAGGGCTACGCCATCCTGGCGAGCGATGGCCGTATCGGCAGCGTCAGCGACGTTCTGTTCGATGACGAATCCTGGCGGCTTCGGTGGCTTGTCGTCGATACCGGAACCTGGCTGTCGGAACGCAAGGTCCTGGTTCATCCGTCAGCCATCGGGGAGGTCGATCACGACCGGCAGGAATTGCCGATCCGGATGTCGAAGGCGCAGATCGAACGTAGTCCCGACATCAGTCGGGATCGACCCGTCTCGCTGCAGATGCAGGGCCAGCTCTACGACTACTACGGATGGGATCCCGTCTGGGGCGGCAGCGGCTATTTCGGAGGCGGCTTGGGTCTGGTTGGCTCGTCGGGGTATTCAGGGATGGGAGCCACTCCGATGCCGAACGGCCATGGGTCTGACGACGGTGATCCGCATCTGCGCAGCACGACGGCCGTGACGGGTTCCCACCTCGAGGCGACCGACGGAGAAATCGGTCATGTCGAGAACATGCTGATCGATGATGCGGGCTGGGACGTTCGCTACCTCATTGTCGATACCAGGAACTGGTGGTTCGGACAGCACGTCCTGATCTCGCCCTACGCCGTCAAGAGCATCTCCTGGTCGGATCGAACGATCCAGCTCGACGTCACGCGCGCGTCGGTCAAGGCAAGCCCGGCGTGGGTTCCGACCGCCATGATCGACCAAGTGTATGAGAAAAGGCTTCACAACCACTACGGCTGGCAGGGCTACGGGTTTTAGGAAAGGTTCGCTTTGACAGCCGGCACGGACGGTTGGGCCTCCATGCTCAGCAACCAGAAACTGCGTGAGTTCGAAATCGAGGCGCTTGCCGGTCTCGACGTGTCGCTCGCGGCGGTGTCGGGCGTCGCGACCGTTGTGACCGACCCTCGTCGTCCCGACAATCCGGTCGTGTTTGCGAACCATGCTTTTTCCCAACTCACGGGCTTTGCGCACGATGAGATCATCGGACGAAATTGCCGCTTCCTTCAAGCCCCCGAGGCTGACCCTGCAGCGATCCGCACGCTTCGAGAGGCCTTGGCCGCACGGCGTCCGATCGCGATCGAGATTCTCAATAAGAAGCGCGACGGCTCCTTGTTCTGGAACGCACTTTGCCTTTCACCCGTGTTCGACGTGACCGGCGATCTTCGGCACTTCGTCGGCAATCTCGTCGACGTGAGCCGGCGGCGGACTGCCGAGCAAGCGCTGCATCAACTGCAAAAGATGGAAGCGATTGGACAGCTCACCGGCGGCGTCGCCCACGATTTCAACAATCTCCTGACCGTCATTATGGGCAGCGTCGAAGCCCTTCGGCGTCAAACTCTTACACAGGCGAATCGGAGCCGTTATATCGACGCGATCGGGACGACGGCCGGCCGCGCCGCGAAACTGACCGGCCAACTTCTGGCCTTCGCCCGCAAGCAGACCGTCGAGCCGACCGTCTTCGATACGTCTGATCAGGTTCGTCGCACGGTCGACATGCTGCAGACGATCGTCGGGTCGCGGATCGAGATCACCACCGAACTCTCCTCGAAGCGTTGCTTCATCAAGGGTGACATCAGCCAATTCGAAACGGCGCTGGTCAACATGGCCGTGAACGGGCGCGATGCGATGAACGGTCAGGGGCATCTCATCATCGCGGTCAAGCGGGTTACCGACGGTCCCGCGTGGCATGGACACGATGCGGTGTCCCGCGACGTCATCGCGGTGGCCGTGACCGACACAGGCGCCGGAATCCCGTCCGCCAGGCTCGAGCAGATTTTCGAGCCGCTCTACACGACCAAGGAGGCGGGCGCTGGTACCGGGCTGGGGCTTGCACAGGTACATGGTTTCGCTAAGCAGACGGGCGGCGAGGTGCGCGTCGAGAGCGAACTCGGACGGGGCACAACGTTTACGCTTTTTCTGCCGTGTGCTGAAGCGGAGCCGATTGCCGTTCCGACGGAGCGAATTCAAGCAGCCATACATGAGCA includes:
- a CDS encoding ATP-dependent nuclease; its protein translation is MARVRHINVRNFRCIQQLSWTPSVGINCLIGPGDSGKSTILDAIDLCLGARRSLTFTDADFYQLNVTDPIVITATVGELDDTLKSMESYGNYLRSFNASSGVVEDEPEAQAETVLSIRLTVGSDLDPVWTLVSDRAEAAGQSRFLTWADRARLAPNRVGALADHNLAWRRGSVLNRLSDERPEMAAALADAARNARAAFGDLAENQLGGTLRIVEATAQSLGITVGEGLKALLDTHSVTFNGGSIALHGADGVPLRALGIGSTRLLLAGLQRQAAREATVVLIDELEHGLEPHRILRLLGSIGAKDAEPPLQAFITTHSPVAVRELGGDQLFVVRNVDGRHHATSVGVDEHVQGTIRLYPEAFLAPSVIICEGASEVGFVRGMDLIGPHRVVRVDC
- a CDS encoding alpha/beta fold hydrolase, encoding MEALGLEHYYLVGHSMGGKVAQLVASRRSCGLAGLSLVAPSSPSPLHLPLDVCQGMVSAYASRESIIATVEQVLAAKPLAPEDLEAVVFDSLRGASTAKAAWTLAASQEDIKHTVSAIAVPTLVISGEEDLVDPTSILKQELLPRIPQATLHILAGVGHLSPLEAPHEIASLIRTFVAPLVG
- a CDS encoding IS3 family transposase (programmed frameshift): MGRRPKPEEIVSKLRQVDVLVSQGKTVADSVRSIGVTEVTYYRWRKEFGGLKLDQVKRLKELETENMRLRKAIADLTLDKLILKEAAFGKLLSPARRRVCIEHVRQHLPVSERRVCAALGQHRSTQRKAPRGFDDEEALTGDIIELARQYGRYGYRKIAALLRDAGWLVNDKRVERIWRCEGLKVPAKQPKKGRLWLNDGSCIRLRPEHRDHVWSYDFVEDRTHDGRKFRTLNVVDEFTRECLAIRVARKLNSTDVIDVLSDLFILRGVPGHIRSDNGPEFIAQAVQDWITAVGAKTAYIAPGSPWENGYVESFNARFRDELLDGEIFYSLKEAQVIIESWRRHYNTVRPHGSIGYKPPAPEVFVPAFAAWPAAKPRPSPPAMLRVAPRPTMN
- a CDS encoding ATP-binding protein, with the translated sequence MLSNQKLREFEIEALAGLDVSLAAVSGVATVVTDPRRPDNPVVFANHAFSQLTGFAHDEIIGRNCRFLQAPEADPAAIRTLREALAARRPIAIEILNKKRDGSLFWNALCLSPVFDVTGDLRHFVGNLVDVSRRRTAEQALHQLQKMEAIGQLTGGVAHDFNNLLTVIMGSVEALRRQTLTQANRSRYIDAIGTTAGRAAKLTGQLLAFARKQTVEPTVFDTSDQVRRTVDMLQTIVGSRIEITTELSSKRCFIKGDISQFETALVNMAVNGRDAMNGQGHLIIAVKRVTDGPAWHGHDAVSRDVIAVAVTDTGAGIPSARLEQIFEPLYTTKEAGAGTGLGLAQVHGFAKQTGGEVRVESELGRGTTFTLFLPCAEAEPIAVPTERIQAAIHEQGRLLMVEHHGQIAEITSEILRDLGYEVRCVTNAAAALAAIEADDQVFDLVFSDVQMPGLMSGINLAHELNRRWPELPVLLTTGYSNVLARDEDVVGDFRVLRKPYSAEALTSLIEDMIRVARVTEESRLA
- the copM gene encoding CopM family metallochaperone, whose product is MKFLTTLAGLALAAAPSVAMAQQAMKMDMGADATPSDKAFMSSMQTMTKNMDVKPTGNTDKDFVSMMMPHHQGAIDMAKVELQYGKDPMLRKLATNIVKAQEMEIGEMKSWQAKNAK
- a CDS encoding MBL fold metallo-hydrolase; amino-acid sequence: MFETEIIRILILPLGIISTHLIRSPAGCILVDAGIPGSERKIGRALARVGLSYRDIKLIVVTQAHTDHAGSAARLRDLSGAPILAHRDDADFYRRKADDLPPDWPSRQAVPQNADAAQCL
- a CDS encoding PRC-barrel domain-containing protein; the protein is MLLAVSALKGYAILASDGRIGSVSDVLFDDESWRLRWLVVDTGTWLSERKVLVHPSAIGEVDHDRQELPIRMSKAQIERSPDISRDRPVSLQMQGQLYDYYGWDPVWGGSGYFGGGLGLVGSSGYSGMGATPMPNGHGSDDGDPHLRSTTAVTGSHLEATDGEIGHVENMLIDDAGWDVRYLIVDTRNWWFGQHVLISPYAVKSISWSDRTIQLDVTRASVKASPAWVPTAMIDQVYEKRLHNHYGWQGYGF
- the cueR gene encoding Cu(I)-responsive transcriptional regulator, whose translation is MQIGQAAKASGVTAKMIRHYEVIDLIPSATRQDSNYRSYSTTDVHRLKFIRRARDLGFPLNRIRELLTLWSDRNRCSSEVKAIAQAHIAELETKIEHMRDMAGALHGLADACEGDDRPECPIMDGLGGSSFQARLRNY
- a CDS encoding heavy metal translocating P-type ATPase, with protein sequence MDDHSHGTPTENHSCCGCDNGKPTPADSSAQQVKDPVCGMMVDPLKTAHKAEHDGKDYFFCSTGCRTKFTADPAKYLKPDPHQAEPVPAGAIYTCPMHPQIRQVGPGNCPICGMTLEPVTVTADAPPNHELADMSRRFWIGLTLTLPVFVLEMGSHIPALGLNTLVPPHISTWVQFALSTPVVLWAGWPFFLRGWASVINRSLNMFSLIALGTGASYLYSVVAAFAPGVFPAGFHEMGGMVPVYFEPAAVIVVLVLLGQVLELRARDQTGGAIRALLNLAPKTALRVKAGSDDQEIPLDQVHVGDLLRVRPGSGVPVDGVVTDGNSAVDESMVTGESMPAAKETGAKLIGGTVNGTGSLIMQADKIGSDTMLARIVQMVAEAQRSRAPIQRMADIVASFFVPAVLAIAVLAFIAWAVWGPAPARAYALIAAVSVLIIACPCALGLATPMSIGVGVGKGAGAGVLIKSAEALERMEKVDTLVVDKTGTLTEGKPKVTAVLPAGGFAEKDILTMAASLERSSEHPLAAAIVAASRERGLTIEDPTDFASVTGKGVTGKVRDRLVALGNKALMDGLGIQFADLNGKADDLRSKGATALFMAIDGKPGAVIAIADPIKASTPAALEKLHAGGIRIVMLTGDNARTAEAVARTLGIKEVQGDVLPEDKHRIVKKLKTEGRIVAMAGDGVNDAPALAEADVGIAMGTGTEVAIQSAGITLVKGDLMGIARARSLSQMTMRNVRQNLVFAFAYNVIGIPVAAGVLYPAFGILLSPIIAALAMSLSSVSVILNALRLRSAQL